From Streptomyces sp. SAI-135:
ACGCCCGGGAAGACCAGCACGTTGTTGATCTGGTTCGGGAAGTCGGAGCGGCCGGTGGCCACGACGGCCGCCGTCTGACGGGCGACCGCCGGGTCGACCTCGGGGTCGGGATTCGCGAGCGCGAACACAATCGCACCCTCGGCCATGGCGGCCACGTCGGCGCCGTCCAGGACGTTCGGGGCCGAGACGCCGATGAAGACGTCGGCGCCGCGGACGGCCTCCTTCAACGTCCCGGTCAGGTTCTCGGGGTTGGTGTTGTCGGCGATCCAGCGCAGCGCCGAGCCCGGAGCGGCGTCGACGAGGTCCTCACGGCCGGCGTGCACGACGCCGTGGATGTCGGCGACGACGGCGTTCTTGACGCCCGCCGCGATCAGCAGCTTGAGGATGGCCGTACCGGCCGCGCCGGCGCCGGACATGACGACCCGGATGTTCTCGATCGCCTTGCCGGTGACGCGCAGTGCGTTCGTCAGGGCGGCAAGGACCACGATCGCCGTGCCGTGCTGGTCGTCGTGGAAGACGGGGATGTCGAGGGCCTCACGCAGCCGGGCCTCGATCTCGAAGCAGCGGGGCGCGGAGATGTCCTCGAGGTTGATGCCGGCGAACCCGGGGGCGATCGCCTTGACGATCTCGACGATCGCGTCGGTGTCCTGGGTGTCCAGGCACAGCGGCCAGGCGTCGATGCCGGCGAACCGCTTGAACAGGGCCGCCTTGCCCTCCATGACCGGCAGGGCGGCCTTGGGACCGATGTTGCCCAGGCCCAGCACGGCCGAGCCGTCCGTCACGACCGCAACGGAGTTTCGCTTGATGGTGAGGCGGCGGGCGTCCTCGGGGTTCTCGGCGATCGCCATGCACACGCGGGCCACACCCGGGGTGTAGATCATGGAGAGGTCGTCGCGGTTGCGGATGGGGTGCTTCGACGCCATCTCGATCTTGCCACCGAGGTGCATCAGGAACGTACGGTCGGACACCTTGCCGAGCGTGACGCCCTCGATGCCGCGCAGCTCCTCGACGATCTCGTCGGCGTGCTTGGTGGAGCTGGCCGCGATGGTGACGTCGATCCGGAGCTTCTCGTGGCCGGACGCGGTGACGTCGAGGCCGGTCACCGAGCCTCCGGAGGACTCCACGGCGGTGGTGAGCTGCGAGACGGCGGTTCCGCTCGCGGGCACCTCCAGCCGGACCGTCATCGAGTAGGAGACGCTGGGCGCCGTTGCCATGGCCGACTTCCTCTGCTTTCACGGGTGACGCTGATGCCGTCCGATCGTCGCACCTACTGATGAGTAGGCGTTAGCCGCACGGGATTGCGGACGTTTTGTTCACGGGGGCGTCCACACGCAAGAGGCCCACGTCACACGGACGTGGGCCTCTCACCAGGTCAGTGACACCGACCCGCCATGCTCGCCTCGCGGCAAGTGGTCGCTCGTAGCGACGAAGGTTGGGCCCGGGGGCTTGGATCGGGCCGGTGTCACATCCAGGCTAACAAACGGATCCCGAAAGACCATTCCCGTACGGAGAGTTCAATCTCTCAGCAGGTCCGGCACGCCCTCCCCGTCCGGTTGGTCGCGCTCCGCCGAGACGACCGTGA
This genomic window contains:
- a CDS encoding NAD-dependent malic enzyme, which encodes MATAPSVSYSMTVRLEVPASGTAVSQLTTAVESSGGSVTGLDVTASGHEKLRIDVTIAASSTKHADEIVEELRGIEGVTLGKVSDRTFLMHLGGKIEMASKHPIRNRDDLSMIYTPGVARVCMAIAENPEDARRLTIKRNSVAVVTDGSAVLGLGNIGPKAALPVMEGKAALFKRFAGIDAWPLCLDTQDTDAIVEIVKAIAPGFAGINLEDISAPRCFEIEARLREALDIPVFHDDQHGTAIVVLAALTNALRVTGKAIENIRVVMSGAGAAGTAILKLLIAAGVKNAVVADIHGVVHAGREDLVDAAPGSALRWIADNTNPENLTGTLKEAVRGADVFIGVSAPNVLDGADVAAMAEGAIVFALANPDPEVDPAVARQTAAVVATGRSDFPNQINNVLVFPGVFRGLLDAQSRTVNTEMMLAAAKALADVVTEDELNPNYIIPSVFNDKVAGAVAGAVRDAAKAAGATA